A window of Oncorhynchus keta strain PuntledgeMale-10-30-2019 chromosome 27, Oket_V2, whole genome shotgun sequence contains these coding sequences:
- the LOC118359736 gene encoding zinc finger protein PLAGL2-like, with translation MFQQKEHLKSHLQTHDANRQVFHCQECGKQYSTQLGYRRHLLAAHAPASSATIPGELHCQEGAPALLEQLGSHTDRLPPLEVTATVRERKYSCERCDRRFYTRKDVRRHAVVHTGRRDFLCPRCAQRFGRRDHLTRHLKKSHVQEPTTTTPTPAPTTPGPVKEEPSPVQCSMGPSSKEHVEAFPIDMYSSYPLQTISNPGMGHQHHSLMQGSLSTAMGVGLHMPGPSPHPHHHLPQQQQQPYGHMARYQHGSTSYPRTDMESFLMDLQSGLPPHLTTASSSTSSSASPQREVLSETQGGPVAGDPHLLSRSPALSSAELSCAANMDLGPLLGFLPFSLPPYSAHMSMGGLVMGYPSTSTSTVPPSSSSPLPYQAPGGLTFLQPPQLHAPQVPGAHNNNQLPQGFSNPGMSTSTSLPRYYQTFQQ, from the coding sequence ATGTTCCAACAGAAGGAGCACCTGAAGAGCCACTTGCAGACCCACGACGCCAACAGGCAGGTTTTCCACTGCCAGGAGTGTGGCAAACAGTACAGCACTCAGTTGGGCTACCGGCGCCACCTGCTGGCTGCCCATGCCCCTGCCTCCAGCGCCACCATCCCTGGGGAGCTCCATTGCCAAGAGGGGGCGCCTGCCCTGCTGGAGCAGCTAGGGAGCCACACCGACAGGCTTCCGCCACTGGAGGTCACCGCCACCGTCAGGGAGAGGAAGTATTCGTGTGAGCGCTGCGACCGGCGCTTCTACACTCGCAAGGATGTGCGGCGTCACGCGGTGGTGCACACGGGCCGCCGTGACTTTCTGTGCCCGCGCTGCGCCCAGCGATTTGGTCGCAGGGACCATCTGACGCGCCACCTGAAGAAGAGCCACGTCCAGGAGCCCACAACCACCACCCCCACACCAGCCCCCACCACACCTGGGCCCGTAAAGGAAGAGCCAAGTCCGGTGCAATGCAGCATGGGACCCTCCTCCAAGGAGCATGTAGAGGCCTTCCCCATTGACATGTACAGCAGTTACCCCCTGCAGACCATTTCCAATCCAGGCATGGGCCATCAACACCACTCCCTCATGCAGGGCTCCCTGTCCACGGCCATGGGGGTGGGCCTCCACATGCCAggcccctctccccatccccaccaccacctcccccagcagcaacagcagcctTATGGCCACATGGCTAGGTATCAGCATGGATCTACCTCATATCCCCGCACTGACATGGAGAGCTTCCTTATGGACCTGCAGAGCGGGCTGCCCCCACACCTGACCacagcctcctcctctacctcctcctccgcctccccTCAGAGGGAAGTGCTTTCAGAAACCCAGGGTGGCCCAGTGGCTGGGGACCCCCACCTTCTGTCCAGGAGCCCCGCTCTCTCCTCAGCCGAGCTGTCGTGCGCTGCTAACATGGACCTGGGTCCTCTTCTGGGCTTCTTGCCGTTCAGCCTGCCTCCCTACAGTGCTCATATGAGTATGGGAGGTCTGGTGATGGGCTACCcgtctacctccacctccactgtGCCGCCCTCCTCCTCCAGCCCCCTACCCTATCAGGCTCCAGGAGGACTCACCTTCCTGCAGCCCCCACAACTTCACGCACCCCAGGTCCCCGGAgcccacaacaacaaccagctaCCTCAGGGGTTCAGCAATCCTGGAATGAGCACTTCCACCTCCCTACCTCGCTACTACCAGACCTTTCAACAGTGA